The Pirellulaceae bacterium DNA segment AGGATTCGCTGCAGTAACCCACACCATGCGAATCGGCGGATCGGTTTGTGCGAGGATTCCTGGACCGATCAGCGGTTCGGGGATCTTGCGTGGTGCCGAGTCGGGGTCGCTAAAAGAAAAGTCGAAAGCTCCGCGACGTTGGAAATAATAGGAGGCGCCTCCTCCGGGGATACCGATATTGCCAGACACCGTCGCCAACGCATCGATGGCCCTGACTGTGGCCGCACCGAAGCGACGCCTTTGCATTCCCCAGCCAAGTAAGATGGCTGCCGGGCTATGCGCATAGACTTCGCTCAAGGCTTGCAAGTCGCGCGCTGTCACACCTGCTGCCTGAGACCAATCTTGATGCGATTTTGAGAAAACTAGGTTTTGATAAGCTTCAAAGTGGTCGCAGTAACTCGGTGAAACCGGGTCGATTAGGTGTTGTGTGAACAACCAACGCGCGACGCCACACGCCAATGCTGCGTCCCCGCCCGCTCGAGGCTGGATGTAGAGGTCTGCAATTTGATTCGTCTGGTGATGGACTGGATCGATGAGCACGATTTGAGTGCCGTTTTGCTGAGCTTCGCGCAAAATCGGAATCAAATGAATGCTGCTGACGTAAACATTCTTGCCCCACAGAACAATGGTCGAGCTGTGTTGGACATCAAACAGGTCGTTGCTGTCCACTTGGCCAAAATCAGTGGCTTGAGCCGCCTCACCGGCCCCAGAGCAAATGTCGCCCGATTTGACGGTGACGGGACCGAATCGTTCGAAAAAGTAGTCACTCACATGCTTCATAATGCCAAGTGAACCACCGCAACGATAGTGAAGGATCGAGGCCCCTCCGGATTCCGTTCGAAATCGCAGCATTTGCTCTGCAATCTGATCGAGAGCCTCGTTCCAGGAGATTGGCCGAAAATCGTTCCCGTCGCGGGCGAGTGGAGTCAGAAGGCGATCTGAGGAATATTGCCGTTCTAAAAAACGACTTGTGCGATGGCAGAGATAGCCCTGGGTGACGGGATGCTGAGGATCACCTTGTAGACGCGTGATGCGGCCGTTTTCAATCGTGGCGACGATTCCGCAAGCGTCGGGACAGTCGCGATTGCAGGCTGTAATCTTCTGGGTGATTGTGTTCATGAAAATTTGTGTGGGATGGGTAAGGTGCTCACCGATTGTGCAATTGCCGTTGTAGCATTTGCTGCTGGCGCCGGTCAATAAAGTCGATGTTTGTGTGGAGTCTTCATCTTGGCAAAGGTAAGTCAAACGTCAAAAGATTACTCGATGCGGAAGCTTCAGTTTGTTATTCTGCGTAATAGATCGCTTGTGTCCATGTCACGCTTCAAATCATGATATTGAATGCCCCGATTGTGAAAGATACCATGCTGAATTGCTGCCAAACCACGCTGATGCTGGCTATCCTTGCCGTGTTTACTACCAATGGGTTTGCCCAGCATTCTAACGACAATGCACGAATCTTGTTCATGATTGGTGAACGCGAATATAAAACGGAGCAGAGCTTGCGCCGTTTTTTCACGGAAGATCTAGCCCGTCGCGGGTTTCAAGCCACATTTGTCACGGCACCCAGCAGCGGTGCTGACAAAAATGACTTCGCTGGAATATCGGACTCTTTGCCTACGGCTGATCTGCTCTTTTTGAGCGTTCGTCGCCGAGCTCCCAGCTTGCAGCAGCTGAACGCCGTGCGACAACACTTGCAAGCGGGAAAGCCGATGGTGGCGATTCGCACCGCGAGTCATCCTTTTGATACCAAGGGCAAGGCGCCCAAAGGACACGGTGAATGGTTGGATTTCGATTCTGAAGTGCTCGGTGGAAAGTACAGCGGTCACTATGGAGACGAGAAGTGCGAAGTGGTGGTTGTTTCCGATGCCGAGTCAGATCCAATCCTCAAGGGTGTGAAGCTCGGGGGAAGTAGTAAACTGTATCAAGGGAAGGTTACATCGGCAAAGGCAACTCTGTTGGTGAATGGCCGAGTTGAAGGTGGCCCTTGGGAAGCAGTCGCTTGGAAAAATGTTTATGGACCTCAAGCCGCGAAAGTGTTTTATACGTCGTTAGGTATTGCCTCAGACTTTGAACAAACAGGCTTTCGGCAAATGTTGCTTAACGCGATTCGCGATTCTTTGGGAATAACGGTCGATTTGAGGGATCCGATCTGAACAATTAAGCCTGCGCCCTGATAAAGATGAGGTTTGCTTGCAGAATGCGAAAGGGCAGGGCGAATCAACGCGAAATACTGATCGACTGAATCGATTGACCCCGATGACTCAGCATGATCTATTTGATGAATCGTAGCCTGCTCGATCGAGTCCCACTTGTTTGAAAGCAATTGTTGTTTGCTGAGGAGATAAAAAGATGATTCAGATTTCACGCCGCTCTGCCTTGAAAGCCTCCGTTGCTGCCGGTGTCGGTTACTGGACTGGTGGGTCACTTTTGGCGCGTGAAGAATCACCGAATGAGAAACTGAACATTGCGGTGATTGGACTTGGCGGGCAGGGTGGAAGTAATTTGAAGGGTGTGGCTAGCCAAAATATCGTCGCACTATGCGATGTGGATGATCAACGGGCCGGAAATGCTTATCAGCGATTTCCAAAAGCGAAAAAATACGCCGATTATCGGCGGATGTTTGACCAAATGGATCAGCAGATTGATGCGGTCGTAGTTAGCACACCCGATCACACTCATTTTCATCCTTCCATGATCGCCTTGGACTTAGGAAAACACCTCTACTGTGAAAAGCCGATGGCTCATTCCGTATGGGAAGTGAGGCAAATGACTCAGTTGGCTGATAAAAAAGGGGTCGCCACGCAATTGGGAGTTCAGCGTCACACCATTGCGAACGTGCATCGCGTTGTTGAGTTGATCCAGAGTGGAGCGATTGGAGACGTAACCGAATGCCACTGTTGGGTCGGTGGAGACCGGGGTATGCCCGCCGCGCCCAAGGGGACTCCCGCTATCCCAGCTCATCTCGATTGGGACCTCTGGTTGGGACCGGCTGCAAGTCGTAGCTATAGTCCGGATTACTGTCCCTACAAATGGAGATTCTGGTGGGACTTTGGCACCGGAGAGACCGGGAATTGGGGATGCCATATTTTGGATATCCCGTATTGGGCGCTTGGCCTGACGTTTCCAAACCGTGTCGATGCGTCGGGTCCTGAGATTGACGCCCAACGCACACCGAAATCGATGGCTAGTCGGATGGTGTTCCCAGCATCAGAGGGTCGCCCTGAGGTAAATCTGCACTGGTATCAAGCAGCACAAGGTCCTCCGATCTTAAAACAACACAATTTGTCGCATCAGGGTAACAATACGCTCTTCATTGGTAGCGACGGAATGCTGCTGTGTGGTTTCGGGCAACGAAAACTGTATCCCGAGGATAAATTCGCCGACTATGCGGCTCCTGAGAAATCGATTCCTGATTCTCCCGGTTTCCATCGCGAATGGTTTGAAGCCTGCAAAGGCGGAACGCCGGCGACCTGTGATTTTTCCTATTCGGGGCCGCTCAGCGAAACGGTGTTGCTTGCCAATGCAGCCTATCGGGCAAATGGTGGTTTTGATTGGAATGCCCAGTCGCTCGCGGCAAAAGGTAATCCGCAAGCTGATCAGTATCTCTTTTCGAAGTTTCGTAAAGGCTGGGGACTGAACTTGATCTGAGCGTGGTTGTCGCGTTAATGCATTCTGCTCGATTGGCGGAGACGATGCGCGGACATTGCCTTGGCACTTGGTCCGTTACGTGAGGTAATCCATTAAAACGCTTGATTCGAAAACTCCCTTTGTACCCGGTGTTTGGAAATCTTTTTGCATTGGACCTGCATATGACTCGTGTCATTGTGTTCGCGATTGGGCTGGGCTGTTGGTCCACTGTCGCTTTTGCTGATGAGGCCGGAGAAACGTCCTCCTTGCTTGCCTCGGGAGATCGAGTTGTCTTTATAGGCGACTCGAATACCTATGCGGGTCGCTTTATCTCCGAAATTGAAGCTCAATGGCTGAAGCAGTTCCCAGGTCAGTCTGTTGAATTCATCAATGCGGGATTGCCGAGTGAAACAGCTTGTGGACTTTCAGAGCCCATCCATCCGTTTCCGCGACCTTCGGTGCAGGAACGGATCGATCGGGTTTTGGACAAAATGCAGCCCGACGTTTTGGTGATCGGTTATGGGATGAACGATGGAATCTATCACCCGTTCGACAAAACGAGATTTGCCGCGTATCGAAAGGGTATTAGAACACTGGTAAGAAAAGCGAAAAAGCAGGGCGCGAAAGTCGTGCTTCTGACACCTCCTCCGTTTGATCCTTTACCCCTCAAAAAACGAGGTAAACTCCGCCCCCAAGAGGCGGAGGAGTTTAGCTGGATGACGATCTATGAGGATTATGATGAGGTGATGGATCGTTATGCGACCTGGACTCTTAAACAGCGTGCGACGGTGGATGCAGTGGTCGACATACGAAGCCCGTTTGTCGAATATCTCGCGCGAAGAAGAAAGAGCGATTCCAGCTATATGATGTCGGACGATGGGGTTCATTTTAATGGGGATGGCCATGCGATTATCGCTCAGGCAATTCTCGATCGTTGGGGAATTCCCTTGGTGGATGTGTCGCGCAAGTTTCAGGACCAGGTTCATCAGGCACAGATGATCGTTCGCGACAGTGCCGTTTCCCATATCGGCCACAAACGTCCCGGAATCAAACCGGGATTGGATTGGAATTCAGCCGTCGAAAAGTCAAAGCAACTCAAGCAGCAGTTTAATCCATCACCCAAGTCGGGCGGCCTGTAACCGCGTCGCTTGCCTACTCAAGGAATGGTGGCAGACGAGTCGATTAGATTTCCGCTCTTCGGAAATCTGAGTTGTAGACTAAGCTGTAGGCCACGGGGATCACGACCAACGTTAAAGCGGTGGCGAACATCAAACCGAACACAATCGCGCCGGTCAATGGTTGCCAGAATTCGGCCCCGCCAGTCAAATTGAGCATCAAGGGTAACAAACCACCGATGGTGGTGATCGTGGTCAGTAGCACTGGACGAAGGCGATTCTGACCCGCTTCGATCAACGCATTGCGAAGGGGAAGCCCGCCGCGACGAGACTGATTGATGAAGTCAACGACCACAATTGCGTCGTTGACGACGATTCCCGTCAAACTGACCAAACCGATGAAAGATGCCAGGCTGAATGGAAAGGAGCAAATCCACATGCCGATCACGACGCCAATGAAACTGAGCGGAACAGTTAGGAGTACGATAATCGCTTGCCGAAAACTATTGAATTGTAAAACGAGCATCCCGAATATCAAAACCACGGCGATCAGCATGCAGAACAAGAGGTAACGGAAATTTTCGTCACGTTCTTCATTTTCTCCCGTAAACTCTGCACGTACTCCGTCAGAGATCGTACCTGTCTGGCCAACAAAGACTGTGTTGCTTCCTTTGACGGGTTCGAATCCCATCTGTGGCAATAAATTCGCGCGGACAATTGCGAACACGTCGTCAGGCGTCGTGTTTGGTTTCTTAACGTCGCATCGAGCGGTGACCGAACGCGTTTGTTGATAACGGTTGACGGCGTACACGCCAACGTTTCGGGTCAACGCACCGAGTTCTTCCAGCGTCGCTTTTTTTCCTGTGTTACCGGTTAACATGATGCGACCCAGGGTGGAGGCGGCTGACTGATACCTGCCGTCAGCTTGAATTCGTAACTTGATATCCTCGTCGTTTAAATTCAATTCGATCGATTCATCACCGTGGATAGCCATTAATACGGCTTGGGCGATTTGTGTCTCGGAGATATCGAACAGTCCAAGGATGCGCGGATCAGGTTCGATGATCAGTTCCGGATTTTCTGGGCGATAATCGGATCGACAATCGAGGGTCCCGACGGTCTTGGCGAGTTTCCCGGCAAGTGACTGGCCGATATTTCCAATTTGTTCTAAATCATCTCCCGTCAATCGGATGGCGACATCCGAACCTCCGGGGGGCCCTTCCTCGACTTCTTCGATTGAGTAAAGGATGCCCGGGAAAAGATCGAGTCGCTTGTCAAACTTTTCCCGCAGTTCTTCGATGATTTCGGCTTCGTGGCGATTACGATCGAGTGGGGATAGCAGCTGTACCATAATCGTGCCAAATTCAGGGCCGACCGCAGGGTCGTTTTCAAGTCGACTTGCTAGTCCTTCGGAGGAGCCGATCGCCGAGATGAAATGCACGAGCTCACTCCGGCCGTTGAGACGCTTATCTTCAGCCAGTTCTCGCAGCGGAACGGTGAAGATTTCAGCCGCGGCAATCGTCTGTTCTATACTGTTTCCTAGTGGCAATTCGTACTTGATTTCGAACTGGCCGCGATCACTCTCGGGAAAAAATGTGAAACCAATACTGCTCATCATTTGCCCGGCCCAGATGAAGGCCAGCAGGCTGCAGGTCATAACGGCCCAGCGGTGATTGAGCGCCCAGCTGAGAAGGACCAGGTAAGTTTTGAGCAAAAAACGGTGGGCAAAGCCGAGATTTTCCTCGGGTTGTCTCTCTTGTTTCGTCGTTGGCTTGCGTTGCCGGAAAAATTTTGAGGCCAGCACGGGAATCAAAAAATGGTCGACGAGTACGGAACCCAGTAAGGCCATGCTCACCACCTTGGGCATGACTCCCATGAAATCGCCCATCATGCCGGGGACGAGTAGCATGGGAAGAAAGGCTGCCACGGTCGTTAAATCGGCAATGATCACTGGCATGCCGACCTCGCGGATTCCGTTTTTGGCTGCCACGGCTGGTTCTTCGCCCCGCTCTACGTGTCGATAGATGTTTTCTGCCACAATAATCGCACCGTCGACCACCATTCCCAACGCGAGAATAAAGCTGAAGATCACCATGTTGGAGATTGGAATACCTGTCGCGTAGGCAGCGACTAATGCGACGGCCGAACTGAGCGGAACTGCAGTCAACACCAGGAATGAGATTCGTAAACCCATGGTCCAGCCTAGAATGATCAGCACCAACATGGCGCCGAATACGAAACTCGATCCCAGTACGCGAAACATCAATGTGATCTCGTCCGAAGTGTCTCGTGTCGCTGAAAAGGTCACGAACGGATACTGCGGCTCTAATTCTTTGAGCAACGATTTGAGAGCCTGCGCCGTACCGTATGTGTTGATGTCTGATTCCTTGTAGACAACAATGGTGGCACAATCGTCTCCATCGATCTTGGCGACGTTTTTCAGGCGGCGGTGAGTGTCTTGGACGTTGGCGACGTCCATGATTCGAACGATTCGACCGCCATCCTGTTTGACGATTACTTCGCGAATGTCTTCCAATCCACGTAGCTTTGTCTCGTTGCGGACCTGGTAATCAAAAACACCCGTGTTCATCTGACCGCCGGGTAATTCTGCGTGAAAGGATGAAAGAGCGTTTCGGACATCAGCGAGCGTCAAGTCGTATTGCGCAGCGAGATCTACGTTGACGTCGACATGGACCTCGCGTTCAAGGCCACCGAACAGTTGAGTGGTTGAAACCCCAGCCAATGCCTCGATCTCGTCCTGTACCTCTTCGGCGACTTCTTTCAATGCTCGCTGGTCAAATCCTTCGGGCGCACGAATGTTGACCAACATTAATGGGGTGTTGTCAAAATCGATTTTTGTAACACTGGGTTCAATGTTGCGAAATATGTCCGGTAATTCACTGCGGACTTCATCGACCAAGTCTTTCACTTCACCGCGCGCCGTGTCCGCATCAACACCGTCAAGAAACATAACTTGAGTCACACTCGATCCACGCATGCTGGTCGATGAAATAAAGTCGACGTTGTTCAGTCCTGCCAGTGCATCTTCGATCTCTCGAGTGATCTGCACTTCAGCTTCGGTGGGAAGGGCGCCCGGATAAGGAACGGCAATCATGATCACCGCCGTACTAATTGCCGGTGCGAGTTGTACGGGAATTCTGATGGCAGCAAGCAGGGCCATCGCCAGTACGAGTACGGTCGACACGATGACGATACGCGGATGATCAATTGCGGTGTCGGTGATTTTCATCGCTTAGATGCAAGTATCCTGTTGCTGCGACATGGGTGGCTATAAGTTGTTGGTGGCGATGCTCGTTGGAGTTTCAATCAATCGACGGAAGCGGCCCGATTGCGGCGAGACACCGCCGGCGTTGTTGTCTGATTTTCGATGCCCACGATGCGGACGCGGCGATTTTGGACGAGTCGATGTTGCCCCTTTACCACAATTTTCCGGTCGTCGACGGGCATGTCTGGCACGATCAATGCTCCGTCTTGTTCGATGTAACGTTCGAGCGGGACGCGCTTCGCCTGGTAGTCCGCTTCTGCTCCTAAATTGAAGAACAAATAGTGCAAATCCGATTTCGACTGGTGCACGGAATAGATAAAAGGTTGGTCGCCTCGAAACATCACGCTTGGGATCGGAACTTGGTAGCCAGTGATTGAGTCGATCACGATTTGAGCGAGGGCAACCGAACCTGGGCGCAGCCCACCATCTTCATTTTCCAGCAGGATCTCAACTTCAAATAAGCCCGTTTTGTCATCGGCCGTTTCTCCCACGCGAAAAACCTGACCGATTCGCTTCGGCCAAGGAACACCATATCGATCCGTTCCCATCAATTGGACGTAAGCTTTGAAGATGGCGTCGCCTTGAGGATTGCTTTGTCGCAATCGTTGACGTTCAGTTTCGATTTCGTGGATGCGAGATTCGGGGACTCCCACGACGAGTAAGACGCGGTCGACTTCAACAATTTCGAACGCGGGTGCATGCATGTTGATCGATTCCCCCTCGCTCACAAATCGTTTGGAAATTCGACCATTACAAGGGGAGACCAGCGTCGCATTCTCGAGATTTTTTTGTGCGGTTGCCGTTTGTGCTTCAGCGACTGCCATGTCCGTGACCCGCTTGCGGAAATCGGCCTCCGAAATGACGCGGTTCTCCCTATTTCTGAGTTGTTTGGCTCGTGTCAAATCCTCTTGTGCCTGTTCCATCAGCGCCGTTCTTTCCTGGACACGTGCTTGCAGGATATCTTTGTCCAAGATAGCAAGTACCTGTCCTTGGCGAACGGTATCGCCGTCATCAAGGCGCTTATCCGCCTGGTTGAGTCCGAGTTCTTTCACACGACCGCTGATCTCAAAGGCCATCAAATAACGCTCGAAAGGGCGAATCATGCCTGAGTAGGTGTCAAGAATCTCAATCGACTCGGGCTTCAAATCGCGAACGACGACGGGTGCGGCTGCGCCAACTGTGGTTTGTTCGGGAGGCAGGTCACCCACCGTTTCAGTTTTTTTCCCTGACTTCGTAGCGGTGACCCACATCACGGAAAGTGCAAAGCCCGTGACAAGGATCATGGCGACCAAGCGACCAATGGCAAGCGGAGATTGTGTCTTCATAGGGAAATGGTGGAATCTTCGGAAAGGTGGTGGAAAGTGAGTCCACGAGGTCTATTCTCAACGAGTTGTAATATAGTGGTATCTTTTCTTACTGACGAGTGGAACGTACGGAGGACGCAGTTGCTGGAGGGACTCGATTCGGGGAGATTACTTGTTTTTTTATCGTGG contains these protein-coding regions:
- a CDS encoding efflux RND transporter permease subunit — encoded protein: MKITDTAIDHPRIVIVSTVLVLAMALLAAIRIPVQLAPAISTAVIMIAVPYPGALPTEAEVQITREIEDALAGLNNVDFISSTSMRGSSVTQVMFLDGVDADTARGEVKDLVDEVRSELPDIFRNIEPSVTKIDFDNTPLMLVNIRAPEGFDQRALKEVAEEVQDEIEALAGVSTTQLFGGLEREVHVDVNVDLAAQYDLTLADVRNALSSFHAELPGGQMNTGVFDYQVRNETKLRGLEDIREVIVKQDGGRIVRIMDVANVQDTHRRLKNVAKIDGDDCATIVVYKESDINTYGTAQALKSLLKELEPQYPFVTFSATRDTSDEITLMFRVLGSSFVFGAMLVLIILGWTMGLRISFLVLTAVPLSSAVALVAAYATGIPISNMVIFSFILALGMVVDGAIIVAENIYRHVERGEEPAVAAKNGIREVGMPVIIADLTTVAAFLPMLLVPGMMGDFMGVMPKVVSMALLGSVLVDHFLIPVLASKFFRQRKPTTKQERQPEENLGFAHRFLLKTYLVLLSWALNHRWAVMTCSLLAFIWAGQMMSSIGFTFFPESDRGQFEIKYELPLGNSIEQTIAAAEIFTVPLRELAEDKRLNGRSELVHFISAIGSSEGLASRLENDPAVGPEFGTIMVQLLSPLDRNRHEAEIIEELREKFDKRLDLFPGILYSIEEVEEGPPGGSDVAIRLTGDDLEQIGNIGQSLAGKLAKTVGTLDCRSDYRPENPELIIEPDPRILGLFDISETQIAQAVLMAIHGDESIELNLNDEDIKLRIQADGRYQSAASTLGRIMLTGNTGKKATLEELGALTRNVGVYAVNRYQQTRSVTARCDVKKPNTTPDDVFAIVRANLLPQMGFEPVKGSNTVFVGQTGTISDGVRAEFTGENEERDENFRYLLFCMLIAVVLIFGMLVLQFNSFRQAIIVLLTVPLSFIGVVIGMWICSFPFSLASFIGLVSLTGIVVNDAIVVVDFINQSRRGGLPLRNALIEAGQNRLRPVLLTTITTIGGLLPLMLNLTGGAEFWQPLTGAIVFGLMFATALTLVVIPVAYSLVYNSDFRRAEI
- a CDS encoding Gfo/Idh/MocA family oxidoreductase, which encodes MIQISRRSALKASVAAGVGYWTGGSLLAREESPNEKLNIAVIGLGGQGGSNLKGVASQNIVALCDVDDQRAGNAYQRFPKAKKYADYRRMFDQMDQQIDAVVVSTPDHTHFHPSMIALDLGKHLYCEKPMAHSVWEVRQMTQLADKKGVATQLGVQRHTIANVHRVVELIQSGAIGDVTECHCWVGGDRGMPAAPKGTPAIPAHLDWDLWLGPAASRSYSPDYCPYKWRFWWDFGTGETGNWGCHILDIPYWALGLTFPNRVDASGPEIDAQRTPKSMASRMVFPASEGRPEVNLHWYQAAQGPPILKQHNLSHQGNNTLFIGSDGMLLCGFGQRKLYPEDKFADYAAPEKSIPDSPGFHREWFEACKGGTPATCDFSYSGPLSETVLLANAAYRANGGFDWNAQSLAAKGNPQADQYLFSKFRKGWGLNLI
- a CDS encoding molybdopterin-dependent oxidoreductase, which gives rise to MNTITQKITACNRDCPDACGIVATIENGRITRLQGDPQHPVTQGYLCHRTSRFLERQYSSDRLLTPLARDGNDFRPISWNEALDQIAEQMLRFRTESGGASILHYRCGGSLGIMKHVSDYFFERFGPVTVKSGDICSGAGEAAQATDFGQVDSNDLFDVQHSSTIVLWGKNVYVSSIHLIPILREAQQNGTQIVLIDPVHHQTNQIADLYIQPRAGGDAALACGVARWLFTQHLIDPVSPSYCDHFEAYQNLVFSKSHQDWSQAAGVTARDLQALSEVYAHSPAAILLGWGMQRRRFGAATVRAIDALATVSGNIGIPGGGASYYFQRRGAFDFSFSDPDSAPRKIPEPLIGPGILAQTDPPIRMVWVTAANPVAMLPESKTVAHALESRELTVVVDSFLTDTARHADIVLPTTTMLEEDDLLGAYGHHWLTAMKAVTDPPAGVKSDYAIIQELAQRVGLGDEFNHDVTVWQKRLLARLAEHGITLDQVKAGAIKNPLAKSVIFADRKFATPTGKVNLIHELPEALTHNNGTSRLTLAALSTQATQSSQSQPHEQEGPAQATVHPTAAPEFQDGQLAILVSEQGELTVQIKFNQLQRPDVVLMDKGGWLHSGRCANALIKAEVTDAGGCAVYYDTPVTLKPMGQVSASSDQPHETPRT
- a CDS encoding SGNH/GDSL hydrolase family protein — encoded protein: MTRVIVFAIGLGCWSTVAFADEAGETSSLLASGDRVVFIGDSNTYAGRFISEIEAQWLKQFPGQSVEFINAGLPSETACGLSEPIHPFPRPSVQERIDRVLDKMQPDVLVIGYGMNDGIYHPFDKTRFAAYRKGIRTLVRKAKKQGAKVVLLTPPPFDPLPLKKRGKLRPQEAEEFSWMTIYEDYDEVMDRYATWTLKQRATVDAVVDIRSPFVEYLARRRKSDSSYMMSDDGVHFNGDGHAIIAQAILDRWGIPLVDVSRKFQDQVHQAQMIVRDSAVSHIGHKRPGIKPGLDWNSAVEKSKQLKQQFNPSPKSGGL
- a CDS encoding ThuA domain-containing protein, whose amino-acid sequence is MLNCCQTTLMLAILAVFTTNGFAQHSNDNARILFMIGEREYKTEQSLRRFFTEDLARRGFQATFVTAPSSGADKNDFAGISDSLPTADLLFLSVRRRAPSLQQLNAVRQHLQAGKPMVAIRTASHPFDTKGKAPKGHGEWLDFDSEVLGGKYSGHYGDEKCEVVVVSDAESDPILKGVKLGGSSKLYQGKVTSAKATLLVNGRVEGGPWEAVAWKNVYGPQAAKVFYTSLGIASDFEQTGFRQMLLNAIRDSLGITVDLRDPI
- a CDS encoding efflux RND transporter periplasmic adaptor subunit translates to MKTQSPLAIGRLVAMILVTGFALSVMWVTATKSGKKTETVGDLPPEQTTVGAAAPVVVRDLKPESIEILDTYSGMIRPFERYLMAFEISGRVKELGLNQADKRLDDGDTVRQGQVLAILDKDILQARVQERTALMEQAQEDLTRAKQLRNRENRVISEADFRKRVTDMAVAEAQTATAQKNLENATLVSPCNGRISKRFVSEGESINMHAPAFEIVEVDRVLLVVGVPESRIHEIETERQRLRQSNPQGDAIFKAYVQLMGTDRYGVPWPKRIGQVFRVGETADDKTGLFEVEILLENEDGGLRPGSVALAQIVIDSITGYQVPIPSVMFRGDQPFIYSVHQSKSDLHYLFFNLGAEADYQAKRVPLERYIEQDGALIVPDMPVDDRKIVVKGQHRLVQNRRVRIVGIENQTTTPAVSRRNRAASVD